The following are encoded in a window of Ferviditalea candida genomic DNA:
- a CDS encoding multidrug effflux MFS transporter, whose amino-acid sequence MPTVQTSNESTNGMGNVKGRLGLAAILGSLVAIGPLSVDMYLPSLPILAKDLGAGTSLAQLSLTACLLGIAIGQLLAGSLSDRMGRRQPLLSSLIIYVLATILCAESTSIWMFIIFRFIQGISGAAGIVISRAIVRDLYSGTELTRMYATLMLVTGAAPILAPVAGGFILKLTSWRGVFMVLSMLGLLMFAGVWFRVSETLAAKDRLAGGAKAVLNTYKELLVNRNFMGFILTQAIAYSALFAYISGSPFILQEIYGASPQLFSMFFAMNGLGLILFSQITGRLVRKIPERGLLTVGLVLAVIGGVALLSVILAGIGLIGVLAALFVVVASFGVISVTCTSLAMQDQKKSAGSASALLGLIQFSTGAVVAPLVGISGSHTAVPMGMIIAISTTGALLNYLFFILMRKGPSPNLNASRSVEQQQAR is encoded by the coding sequence ATGCCAACAGTTCAAACTTCGAATGAGTCGACGAATGGGATGGGGAATGTGAAAGGCCGGTTGGGGCTTGCCGCGATTCTCGGTTCTTTGGTCGCGATCGGTCCGCTTTCAGTGGATATGTATTTGCCGTCGTTGCCGATTCTCGCAAAGGATTTGGGCGCTGGCACATCGTTGGCCCAGTTGAGCTTGACGGCATGCTTGCTGGGTATCGCAATCGGACAACTGCTTGCCGGTTCTTTAAGCGATCGTATGGGGCGCCGACAACCGCTGCTGAGCTCATTGATCATTTATGTTTTGGCGACAATTCTTTGCGCGGAATCGACATCGATCTGGATGTTCATTATTTTTCGGTTTATCCAAGGGATTTCGGGAGCGGCGGGAATTGTAATCTCGCGTGCAATCGTGCGCGATCTGTATTCCGGTACAGAATTAACCCGAATGTATGCAACGCTGATGCTGGTAACCGGAGCCGCCCCTATTTTGGCCCCGGTAGCCGGAGGGTTCATTCTGAAGCTTACCTCGTGGCGGGGAGTTTTTATGGTTTTAAGTATGCTTGGCCTGCTCATGTTTGCGGGCGTTTGGTTCAGAGTGTCGGAAACTTTGGCGGCCAAGGACCGTTTGGCGGGCGGGGCCAAGGCAGTGTTGAACACGTATAAAGAATTGCTCGTCAATCGGAATTTTATGGGCTTTATTTTGACGCAAGCTATCGCTTATTCCGCATTGTTTGCGTATATTTCGGGATCGCCGTTCATCCTTCAAGAAATTTATGGCGCTTCCCCGCAGTTATTTAGCATGTTTTTCGCGATGAACGGGTTGGGCTTAATCTTATTTAGTCAAATTACGGGGCGGCTTGTCCGGAAAATACCGGAAAGAGGCTTGCTGACAGTTGGACTTGTTTTGGCGGTGATCGGCGGGGTGGCGTTATTGTCGGTCATTCTGGCGGGAATCGGATTGATTGGAGTTTTGGCCGCATTATTCGTGGTCGTTGCCAGTTTCGGTGTCATTTCTGTGACATGCACTTCACTTGCTATGCAGGATCAAAAAAAATCCGCAGGCAGCGCCTCGGCTCTGCTGGGATTAATCCAATTTAGTACGGGTGCGGTTGTTGCTCCGTTAGTGGGCATTTCCGGCAGTCATACGGCCGTTCCCATGGGCATGATCATCGCGATAAGTACGACCGGCGCATTATTGAACTATCTGTTTTTTATCCTGATGAGAAAAGGCCCGTCGCCAAACCTGAACGCGAGCCGGTCCGTTGAACAGCAGCAGGCACGTTAG